One segment of Nitrospirota bacterium DNA contains the following:
- a CDS encoding pyruvate, phosphate dikinase — MAAPKKKKKYVYFFGEGKAEGKGNMKDLLGGKGAGLAEMTNLGIRVPPGFTISTEACIAYFTNREKYPDGMWEEVLSNLKRLEKVMGMKFGDPKAPLLVSVRSGAKASMPGMMDTVLNLGLNDETIQGLIAKNGNERFALDTYRRFITMFASVVMNVKRDLFEKILEEKKHSLGMSLDTDLDIGALKELIQSFKDLVHSETRNTFPEKPMEQLRMAVNAVFDSWYGNRAVTYRRLNKIPDFWGTAVNIVVMVFGNMGETSGTGVAFTRDPNSGERKFFGEFLFNAQGEDVVAGIRTPLPISALANKLPQAYKDLVTIYKKLEKYYRDMCDIEFTIQEEKLYMLQTRVGKRTAAAAIKMAVDMCREKLIDQKTAILRVDPLQLDQLLHPTIDTRAHVKVITKGLPASPGAAVGKITFTAEESERMADLGEKVILVRTETSPEDIGGMHAAQGILTARGGMTSHAAVVARGMGKCCVVGCSSLVIHEERKTVQVGDLVLREGDSITLNGSTGEVILGEAPLIRPRLSKEFKILMGWVDKTRRLGIRTNADTPHDARVAREFGAEGIGLCRTEHMFFSTDRIKAVREMILSDALEGRKKALEKLLPYQKNDFIGIFKEMNGLPVTIRLLDPPLHEFLPHTDEELKSLSEEMGTTFEALSQKNKSLHEFNPMLGHRGCRLGITYPEIYEMQVQAIFEAACELKKEKYKVIPEIMIPLVAHVHEFEMMKELVDRIGQRIMESYKVKISYRVGTMIELPRAALVADQIARTAEFFSFGTNDLTQTTFGLSRDDAGKFLPAYIEKNVLPQDPFVSIDQDGVGALIRMGVEKGRSTRKELKTGICGEHGGEPQSVEFCHKIGLDYVSCSPYRVPIARLAAARAAINPGKK; from the coding sequence ATGGCAGCGCCAAAGAAAAAAAAGAAATACGTTTATTTTTTTGGGGAAGGTAAGGCGGAAGGAAAAGGGAACATGAAGGACCTTTTAGGGGGAAAAGGCGCCGGACTGGCCGAAATGACCAATCTCGGAATCCGGGTTCCCCCGGGGTTTACCATCTCCACTGAAGCGTGTATTGCTTATTTTACCAACCGGGAAAAATATCCCGATGGAATGTGGGAAGAGGTGTTGTCCAATTTAAAGCGGTTGGAAAAAGTGATGGGCATGAAATTTGGCGACCCGAAGGCCCCTCTTCTGGTTTCTGTCCGATCGGGTGCGAAAGCTTCGATGCCGGGGATGATGGATACCGTTTTAAACCTTGGATTAAATGATGAAACCATTCAAGGGTTAATTGCAAAAAACGGAAATGAACGGTTTGCTTTGGATACCTACCGCCGGTTTATTACCATGTTTGCCAGCGTGGTGATGAACGTGAAGCGGGACCTGTTTGAAAAGATCCTCGAAGAAAAGAAACACTCGCTGGGGATGTCACTCGATACAGATCTAGATATAGGGGCTTTAAAAGAGCTGATACAGTCCTTTAAGGATCTGGTCCATTCAGAAACCAGGAACACCTTTCCCGAAAAACCGATGGAACAATTAAGAATGGCCGTCAATGCGGTCTTTGATTCGTGGTACGGGAACCGTGCCGTTACCTATCGCAGATTGAACAAAATTCCGGATTTCTGGGGAACAGCCGTCAATATTGTCGTAATGGTTTTCGGCAACATGGGGGAGACCAGCGGAACAGGGGTGGCGTTTACCCGTGATCCGAATTCCGGCGAGCGGAAGTTTTTCGGAGAGTTTCTTTTTAACGCGCAGGGAGAAGATGTGGTTGCCGGAATTCGTACCCCGCTTCCGATTTCAGCCCTGGCAAATAAACTTCCTCAGGCTTATAAAGACCTGGTGACGATTTATAAGAAGCTGGAAAAATACTATAGGGATATGTGTGATATTGAGTTTACTATTCAAGAAGAAAAACTCTACATGCTCCAGACGCGGGTCGGAAAACGAACCGCCGCCGCAGCCATTAAAATGGCCGTTGACATGTGCAGGGAAAAATTGATTGATCAAAAGACGGCTATCCTCCGGGTGGATCCTCTCCAGCTGGATCAATTACTTCATCCAACCATAGACACCAGAGCCCATGTCAAGGTGATTACCAAGGGATTGCCCGCCTCACCGGGCGCCGCGGTGGGGAAAATTACCTTTACGGCTGAAGAGTCTGAACGGATGGCCGATTTGGGAGAAAAAGTGATCCTGGTGAGAACCGAAACCTCGCCCGAAGATATTGGCGGAATGCATGCGGCTCAGGGGATTTTGACAGCGCGGGGCGGAATGACGTCTCATGCCGCTGTGGTTGCCCGCGGAATGGGAAAATGCTGCGTGGTGGGCTGTTCGAGCCTGGTTATTCATGAAGAAAGAAAGACCGTCCAGGTCGGAGATCTTGTTTTAAGGGAAGGAGATTCCATTACGCTGAATGGGTCTACCGGAGAAGTGATTTTGGGGGAGGCGCCGCTCATTCGTCCCCGGTTAAGCAAGGAATTTAAAATCTTGATGGGGTGGGTCGATAAAACCCGGCGGTTGGGTATCCGCACCAATGCCGATACCCCTCATGATGCCAGGGTGGCGAGAGAATTTGGAGCCGAAGGAATCGGACTTTGCCGGACAGAACATATGTTTTTCAGTACGGACCGGATTAAAGCCGTGCGGGAAATGATTTTATCCGACGCTCTTGAAGGACGAAAGAAGGCGCTGGAAAAACTCCTTCCTTACCAAAAAAATGATTTTATCGGGATTTTCAAAGAGATGAACGGATTGCCTGTAACGATTCGGTTGCTGGATCCTCCTTTGCATGAATTTTTACCTCATACCGATGAGGAATTGAAGAGTCTTTCCGAAGAAATGGGAACCACTTTTGAAGCGCTTTCGCAAAAAAATAAATCTCTCCATGAATTCAATCCGATGCTCGGACATCGGGGGTGCCGCCTCGGAATTACCTATCCGGAAATTTACGAAATGCAGGTCCAGGCGATATTCGAAGCCGCCTGTGAATTAAAAAAAGAAAAGTATAAAGTCATTCCGGAAATCATGATTCCTCTGGTGGCTCATGTTCATGAATTTGAAATGATGAAAGAGCTGGTAGACCGTATAGGTCAACGGATTATGGAGAGTTATAAAGTCAAAATTAGTTACCGCGTAGGAACAATGATCGAGCTTCCCAGAGCGGCTCTCGTGGCGGACCAAATTGCCAGGACGGCTGAATTTTTTTCTTTCGGGACCAATGATTTAACCCAAACCACTTTTGGTTTAAGCCGGGATGACGCGGGGAAATTCCTTCCCGCCTATATTGAAAAAAACGTTTTACCCCAGGATCCCTTTGTCTCCATCGACCAGGACGGAGTCGGCGCTTTAATCCGAATGGGGGTCGAAAAAGGACGATCCACCCGGAAAGAGTTGAAAACCGGGATTTGTGGAGAGCATGGTGGAGAGCCTCAGTCGGTTGAATTTTGCCATAAAATCGGGCTGGATTATGTCAGCTGTTCTCCCTATCGGGTTCCGATAGCCCGTTTGGCGGCGGCACGGGCCGCGATTAACCCCGGAAAAAAATAA
- a CDS encoding glycine--tRNA ligase subunit alpha, translating into MFFQELTLSLSRFWADQGCVIQQGYDLEAGAGTFHPSTFLKVLGPDPWKSAYVAPSRRPADGRYGENPNRLQQYYQYQVLLKPAPENIQDLYLKSLTTVGIDPLKHDIRFVQDDWESPSIGAWGLGWEVRLDGMEITQFTYFQEIGGIALEVIPIEITYGTERIAMYLQEVDNVFDLKWTEGVTYRDVHFLGEVQNSIYNFEKANIDTLLTVFELYEADAKKLIEQQLVIPAYDLCIKCSHIFNLLDARGAISVTERTNYIGRIRYLAKRCAEGYLNLISKKEPAGQQAQTAADNLKTGPHPS; encoded by the coding sequence TTGTTTTTTCAAGAGCTTACGCTATCACTTTCCCGTTTTTGGGCCGACCAGGGGTGCGTCATCCAGCAGGGCTACGACCTGGAGGCCGGAGCGGGAACCTTTCATCCTTCGACATTTTTAAAAGTCCTTGGGCCCGATCCCTGGAAATCGGCCTATGTGGCTCCCTCCAGACGGCCTGCCGACGGCCGATACGGGGAAAACCCCAACCGATTACAGCAGTATTACCAGTACCAGGTCCTCTTAAAGCCCGCCCCCGAAAATATTCAAGACCTTTATTTGAAAAGTTTAACCACGGTAGGTATCGATCCCTTGAAACATGATATCCGATTTGTTCAGGATGATTGGGAATCTCCAAGTATCGGCGCCTGGGGACTGGGGTGGGAGGTCAGACTGGATGGAATGGAAATTACCCAGTTTACTTATTTTCAGGAAATCGGCGGGATTGCGCTTGAGGTTATTCCAATCGAAATTACCTACGGCACGGAACGGATTGCCATGTATCTTCAGGAAGTCGACAACGTCTTTGATTTAAAATGGACCGAAGGGGTAACCTACCGAGATGTTCATTTCCTGGGAGAAGTGCAAAACTCTATTTATAACTTTGAAAAAGCGAATATCGATACCCTGCTTACGGTATTTGAATTGTATGAAGCCGACGCAAAAAAACTGATTGAACAGCAATTGGTCATTCCGGCCTATGATCTTTGTATAAAATGTTCCCATATCTTTAATCTATTGGATGCCAGGGGAGCGATAAGTGTTACGGAACGAACGAATTATATCGGACGTATCCGGTATCTCGCAAAAAGGTGCGCGGAAGGTTATTTAAACCTGATTTCGAAAAAGGAACCTGCGGGCCAGCAAGCCCAAACCGCCGCCGATAACCTGAAAACGGGTCCCCACCCCTCATGA
- a CDS encoding glycine--tRNA ligase subunit beta, whose amino-acid sequence MKARSLSREMKEFLLEIGVEEIPSRLISFGMKKMEETAIKFFNESRLNFEGVKTYGTPRRFILHVANLAEKQAESSEEVIGPPKKISFDSQGNPTQAGLKFAEAQGVSIKNLTTKITPKGEYLSVIKKRPQLKTSHLLKNELPRFIQSISFPKSMVWGPSKVRFVRPIRWIVALYGEKPIFFKLGEIKSGTVSRGHRFMAPKSMRVLDFITFEKQLRKQFVIIDPAERKEIIQKEARRLGLVCGGLAEIQEEILEQATDTVEYPVVFKGNFEESFLKLPKEIIINAMCEHQGYFPVMNAAGDQLLPHFIAVSNIKTREMKIVQKGNERVLRSRLSDAQFYFESDLEVKLSDRVEELRKVVYQENLGSQFDRVERLSALSAEIGIMSGSSQPQIDKARRAGILSKADLLTGVVREFPKLQGLMGREYARLQGEPQEIAVALAEQYLPRSSGDTLPQTLTGKILSMADKTDAIVGAFGVGLIPTGSEDPYGLRRHGTGLIQIALSLTFPLSLQELIEKSIGLFGKKVSVAINKEVMEFLKQRFEFVLVSRGYRSDIIQSVISAEFNDLIIGLKKVEALTNFSLRQKPVFEALLTLYKRMNNIVPRKLNQEAVVEDLFKTEAEIALYAALKEKTEEINRLQGSSDSSFEPVLNALSPLKDEIDRFFIAVMVNDPDEQLKQNRLALLSRCLQLFREIADFSKITAEA is encoded by the coding sequence ATGAAAGCCCGTTCGTTATCCCGTGAAATGAAAGAATTTCTACTTGAAATAGGCGTCGAGGAAATTCCTTCCCGCCTGATTTCATTCGGGATGAAAAAAATGGAAGAAACGGCCATAAAGTTTTTCAACGAGTCCCGGTTGAACTTTGAAGGGGTCAAAACCTATGGAACCCCTCGAAGATTCATTCTTCATGTCGCGAACCTGGCTGAAAAACAGGCGGAGTCGTCGGAAGAGGTTATCGGACCTCCAAAAAAAATCAGCTTTGATTCTCAGGGAAACCCGACGCAGGCCGGTCTTAAATTCGCTGAAGCCCAGGGGGTTTCGATAAAAAACCTCACAACGAAGATTACCCCTAAAGGGGAGTATCTTTCGGTTATCAAAAAAAGGCCTCAACTTAAAACCAGCCACCTTTTAAAAAATGAACTTCCGCGTTTTATTCAATCCATTTCCTTCCCGAAATCGATGGTTTGGGGTCCGTCAAAGGTCCGTTTTGTCCGGCCGATCCGGTGGATCGTCGCCCTTTATGGGGAGAAACCGATTTTTTTTAAGCTTGGAGAGATCAAAAGCGGAACGGTTTCCCGTGGTCACCGGTTCATGGCGCCTAAATCAATGCGCGTTCTAGATTTTATAACCTTTGAGAAGCAGCTCCGGAAACAATTTGTGATAATTGATCCGGCAGAGCGAAAAGAGATTATTCAAAAAGAAGCTCGTCGTTTGGGCCTTGTCTGCGGTGGACTCGCGGAAATTCAGGAAGAAATCCTGGAGCAGGCGACGGATACGGTCGAATACCCGGTCGTTTTTAAGGGAAATTTTGAAGAAAGTTTTTTAAAGCTGCCGAAAGAAATTATTATAAACGCGATGTGCGAACATCAAGGCTACTTTCCAGTGATGAACGCCGCCGGCGATCAGCTTCTCCCTCATTTTATCGCCGTCAGCAACATTAAAACCCGCGAGATGAAAATCGTTCAAAAAGGAAATGAGCGGGTGTTGCGTTCCCGCCTCTCCGATGCCCAGTTTTACTTTGAATCCGATTTAGAGGTCAAACTGTCAGACCGTGTTGAAGAGCTGAGAAAAGTGGTTTATCAGGAAAATCTGGGAAGTCAGTTTGACCGTGTCGAACGCCTTTCCGCTTTATCCGCGGAAATCGGGATAATGTCAGGCTCTTCCCAACCTCAAATTGACAAAGCTCGAAGGGCAGGGATTCTTTCGAAAGCAGATTTACTGACCGGAGTCGTTCGGGAATTTCCGAAATTGCAAGGACTTATGGGAAGAGAATATGCGCGTCTTCAAGGTGAACCTCAAGAGATTGCCGTTGCGCTTGCGGAACAATATTTGCCCAGGAGCTCGGGAGATACCCTCCCTCAAACCCTGACCGGAAAAATTCTTTCAATGGCAGATAAAACCGATGCCATTGTAGGGGCCTTTGGCGTCGGGTTGATTCCGACCGGTTCAGAAGATCCCTACGGATTAAGAAGGCATGGAACGGGGTTGATTCAAATCGCTCTCTCTTTGACTTTTCCCTTGTCATTACAGGAGTTAATAGAGAAATCAATCGGCCTGTTCGGAAAGAAAGTGTCGGTTGCTATTAACAAAGAGGTGATGGAATTTCTGAAACAACGGTTTGAATTTGTGCTTGTTTCCCGGGGATACCGCTCTGATATAATACAATCGGTTATTTCGGCCGAATTTAATGATCTGATCATCGGACTTAAAAAAGTGGAGGCCCTGACGAATTTCAGTTTAAGACAGAAGCCTGTTTTTGAAGCCTTGTTGACCTTATATAAACGGATGAACAATATTGTACCGAGAAAGCTGAACCAGGAGGCTGTTGTCGAAGATTTGTTTAAAACAGAGGCAGAAATAGCTCTCTATGCGGCCTTAAAGGAAAAAACAGAAGAAATCAATCGGTTGCAAGGGTCCAGCGACAGCTCATTTGAACCTGTTTTAAACGCCCTTTCACCATTAAAGGATGAAATCGACCGGTTTTTTATTGCAGTCATGGTGAATGATCCGGATGAACAGCTTAAGCAAAACCGTTTAGCTTTGCTGAGTCGTTGTTTACAGCTTTTTAGAGAAATCGCGGATTTTTCAAAAATTACGGCAGAAGCGTAA